In the genome of Ferrimicrobium sp., the window TGATCGCCAGTGTCAAAGGAATGCGCAAGACGACGGTGGTGCCCGCACCCTTCTGGGAGTTGATCTCAATCGTGCCGCTCACCTGCTCGATATTGGTACGTACGACGTCCATCCCAACACCGCGGCCCGAGACGCTCGTCACCTCCTCAGAGGTGGAAAAACCCGGCAGAAAGATAAGATCCGAACGCTCGCGGGCTGACATGGAGCCAAGCGACTCGGCGGTGACAAGCCCAAGGCGCAGCGCCCGATCGGCGATGACGGAGGGATCGATTCCTGCGCCATCATCGGCGATTGTGATCATCACCGATCCACCTTCATGTCGGGCAAGGATCTCGATGTGGCCCACTGGTTCCTTGCCTGCCTTCTGGCGATCCTCGGCAGACTCGATCCCGTGGTCGACGGCATTGCGGAGCAAGTGGACCAACGGGTCCCGGAGCGCCTCAAGAATGCCACGATCGAGTTCGGTGTCACCCCCAGCGGTTCCAAGCACGACCTGCTTACCAAGGGACCGAGCCAGATCGCGCACCAGACGTGGAAGTTTGGCAAAGAGCGACTCTAGCGGTTGCATCCGGGTCTGCATGACCCGTTCTTGGAGTTCCGTCGTGATGAGGTTTAGACGTTGTGCCAGGGCACCGAGGCTTGGGTCCTGGATCACCCCATCGATTTGCAGGGTTCGGTTGCGCACAAGTACGAGCTCCCCAACAAGATTGACCAGTTGATCCAGCAGTTCGACGTCGACGCGGATGGCCTGATCTAACAGGTTCACATGCGCTGGCAATGGTTCCTTCTCGGGAGGCGTCGCCTCTCCTGTCGCGGTAAAGACCACAATATTGGGGGCAAGCCGTACCTCTGCTACCGGGGAGTGTCGGGGGGTTAATGGGACGCCATCACCTGCCTCCAGCGCTTGACGCATGACCAGCAACGCGTCACAGAGGTCGGTCTCAACATTGTCACCGTCATCGCCCTGGGCCTCAATGATGGCAAAGTAACGACGAAGTCCATCGAGAAGATCGAGCAACAGCTGGATGATGGCATCATTCATAGGGTGGCCGGCATCACGCAGAACGCCAAGAAGACTCTCACCCTCGTGTGCAAGTTGCGCAAGATGATCAAAAGCGAAGAAGCCACAGGCTCCCTTGATCGAATGAAGCGTCCGAAAGGTCGCCGCGACTACTTCAGTATGATCAGCGCGTAGATCCAGCCCAACAAGGTCCTGCTCCGTACGGTCGAGGTTTTCGTAGGACTCGATCAGAAACTCGCGAAGTTCATCGCCTAGGTCATCGCGAGCCATCAGATCATCCTTTCTTCTCGCTCTACCTTCGGCGCACAACTGGCGCTGCTTGATAGCAACGTTCGTTGGAGCGGTTGAGAGTTCACCCAGGAAGTCCCCACTGAGAGGATTTGCACGACCACTCAATCGGTTCAACATTTGCTAAGTCTTTTTGACTAGTTCTTAATGGTAACGTTCAGCACCGTGATAAGATGGCGATAGCAGTGACGGAGTTGGGCATCTTTCCCCCAGAGGGCAGGTCCCAGGCAAACGCCTTCGGGCGCAAGGAGGCGCAGTGCTGGTATTGACCAGAAAGGCCAGTCAGAGTATCGTGATCGGAAACGACATCGTCATCACGATCCTGGATGTCCATCGCGACCAGGTGCGTGTCGGCATCGAGGCGCCTCGTGATGTTGATGTCCACCGCCAAGAGATATTCGATGCGCTTCAGGCATCAAATCGTGATGCAGCCCAGTCAGCTGAGAAGATTCAACCCTCCCAAGAGAAGGAGTAGCCGACCTACTCTAGGTCGACTTTCTCAACAGAACTGATCTGCGCAGCAGTGTCATTCATGAGGGTCATTCCCGTTGACGATCCGTGATCGGTCTCGCAAAGGTACCTCCACCGCTTCGTGCATGCTATACGCCTGGTTGTTCTGGAGAATCTGCGCACTACGCCAGTTCGTCACGTTGATGACTAAGGGTGCCTGGGTATTCACCGTTGGGAGCCCACCTTCGGCATCAAGAGTCGCGATCAACATGACAAGTACCTCGCCGGCGTCCTTGATCCCCAGCAGCGACTGATGAAAGTCATCAATATCGACGGCCATCTCGATCCCCAACTCACTCGGTTGTGCGATCACGAAACTTGGTCCGTCCTCCTGCGTTGAGCGCAGGCCAAGATACGGGCCATACTCTGGTCCGAGAGCGCCCAGCACAAAGCTATGGTGCCCTTCAAAGCCAGGTAGTCCTATTGGAAAACTCAGCGGCAAACTCAGCACCCGCTCAGTACGGGTTGTCTCTTCGGTGACTTGACTCATTGATCCTCCTCGATGTTGGGACTGATTGTTTGGTGAAAAACTGCTCTACTAGCGGGCAACCAAATCCTGGTGTCAGGATCTGGACGGGTAAACATTGGCGGATGGTGCTGCACTAGAGATCACTAGAGATAATGGGCAAGGGTTGGCTGGTTCAACTGCGAGGTCGCATAGAGGGCGACCTGGTAGTTATTGAGTTCCTGCTGGTACTGGGTCGTCAACTTTGCTGTGTCGATATTCTGAATCGCACCGACTTCGTTCGTCGCCTGGGTGACGGCACCAGTGACCTGTTGGCTCATCACCTGGAACTGGTCGTAGTTCACACCAGCTTGGGCTGCCTTATTCTCCAGATTGGTAAGCTGGCCCTGAACACCACCGAGATCGCTGCCGGCTGCCGCTGAGATGTTTCCACTGTTAAGATCACTGATTGCCTGGTTGATCGCCGCGAAGATGCCACCGCCCGACGCAGCAGCGCCAAACGGGTCCGTCAGGCTGGTTGGAAGCGCCACACCTGGAGCTGCGGCCACCTGTGGCGCTGTTGAATTCCCTTGATAGGTCACAGTGGTTCCTACCCCTCCCGGTTGCGAGTAGGCTGTCGTGCCACCCGAGGTTCCGGCGAAGATCGCCTGACCGAGATACGTTGTGTTGGCTACACCGAGTAAGGACTGTTCGAGCCCACTGATCTGACTAGCCAACCCCTGCGCGTTTGCAGTTGTGACTCCAGGACCACCCGCCTGCACCAACACACTCGAGATCTGTTGAACGATACTCACGGCTTGGGTCATAGATGCATTGGCCAACGAGGCGACCGTCTGTCCCTCCTTGATATTGGTCTGGTACTGGTTGTAGGCCGAGAGCGATGCGTTCACGTTGATCAGGTTGGCTACACCCGTTGGGCTATCAGAGGGCTGCGAGATATTCTGGCCAGTGGTGAGGGTCTGTTCCAGTGAACTGAGCTGGGTCTGATACTGATCAAGCGAGGTCGTCATCAGCGCGCTAAGGCTCATCTGCGTTGGGATCATCGACATCGTTATGTTCTCCTTCCTTGGCTAAACATCTTGTATGAGTGATTGCAGGGTCGCAGCTACCGTTGAGATCACCTTGGCCGCTGCCTGGTACTGCTGTTGGTAGTTGACGAGGTTGACGAGTTGGGAGTTGACCGACACCCCAGAGACCGATTGTTCCGCACTGTAGGCTTGGTTATAGACGTTGGTCGCATTGGTCGCGTTCGCGGTAGCGTTTTGGACGTCCAGCCCCGCCTGTGCAACCGACGTTGCCCACTCTCCAGTAGGACCAGTTGTGGCGGTCTGAAGATTGGCGATCTGCTGAAACGTGGTACCATCACCTGCCAGTGAGCTCGTGCCAGAGGCTAGGTAGCTCGACGCAAACTGAGGATTAACCATAAAGGTCGATGCATTGACCTGAGCTGAGGTAGTCGGAGTCGTTGGTGCCGAGAAAGAGGCCCCTTGACCGTATCCAAAGAGCGGTGTCGTGAGACCAGTAGTTGAGGATCCTCCGTTGCTGGTGGAGTTATTGACCCTCACTACCAGGCTGCTTGCTAATTGGTTCAAGGAATTCATGTACTTTGGTAGATTGGAATTAAGGGCAGCAAGCGTTGCACCAAGTGTGCCACTACTGACCGGCACCGACGTGCCAGAGGAGGCCAAGGTGACGGTTGCATCACCAGTAGTAGATCCAGTTGCGAGACCCGAGCCTGGCGTAAAAGTGATTTGAGATGCCTGTCCACCCTGCACCAACGCCACTCCACCGATAAGAAGAGTGGTCTGGCCTGCATGCCCAGGGATCGAGGTGACGCCAAGCTCACTGGCAAGTTTGTCGATCACCTGGTTTTGTTGATCAACAAGAGTGTTAGAGGCACCGGGTGTCAGCGAGGTACTAGCGAGTTGGGTGTTGATGGAGGCAACCTGCTGGAGCTGGGAGTTGATCGTGCCAACTAACGTCGTTGCCGCAGTTGAAGCCTGATTGTAGGTAGCGGTGAGATTTGCCGCTGCCTGGTGGATGGCGGTGGCCACGTTCTGTGCAGAAGCTTGCAGCTGCAGATAGGCGGCAGGCTGCGACGGTGTATCAGCAACATTGGAGAAATCATTGAACATCGTATTCATCTGTTCAGCGATCCCGTTCGAACTCGGCTCGTTGAAGGAGGCTTGGGCGCTCGTCAACAGTGACTGCATCTGATTCGCATAACTCTGGGAACCATTAGCCGAGAGCTCGAGTTGCCGGTTGAAGCTATTGGAGGATTGGAGGATACCGGTGACCGTTACGCCGTTACCAATGGGATCCCCAGGGGTCTGCTGGTTCGCAAACGATGCTGTTTCTTTGAGATAGCCAGGGGTGTTGGCGTTGGAGATATTCTCACTGACGGTGTCGAGGCCGGTCTGTGCGGCATCGAGGCCAGAGAGCGCAATGGAGAGCGAACCGCCACTCATGCGCGGTGACTCATCGACTCAGGCTTTAAGAGCTCGATGTCTCCGTCGCCACGGTAAAGACCGATGTCAAGTCCCAAGTCACGCATTAGGTTGGCTACGACCATCGAACGCCAGAAACACCCGACCATCACGACATTCGCTTTGGTTGCCAACTGTTGGTACCGACTCCTAAAGGCGCCAGGTTCCAGCTCTCCTGATTGCACCTCTTCCACCAGGCAGCCAATCAGCTCATTGAGGCTCACTGCTCGCAGGGCGAGCTCCTCATCGGCGTTCTGGGTCATCAAGTCGCTCATCGCGCTCAACTCATGATCGAGCTGCGCAAGAAGCTCTTCGATACGGTTCACATTCACTACGTGATCATCCATGGTGGGACCATCGGCACTGATACTCACAACCTAAGTTCTCGTTTTCGAGCGTGTGAAGAGCCGTGTCATCCGGTGTGACCCCTCCATGAGGATCGGGTAACGAGACGCCAACGCTGCCGGGGACAAATCGCGCAGATAGCTGCGCGTAATGGGATCCGAGGTCGAGCTCATAAAGAGCTTGCTCGCATGGTTGTTGATGATCGAGTTCGCCGAGCGTCCATAACGGTGTTCAAGCTGGGCAAGGTCCTGCACGATCGAGATCAAGCGCACTCCTTGCCCAATACCGATTGCCGCCAGGCGATCTAAGTTCGGAATCGGTGCGAGGTTGGCGAGTTCGTCCAAGCACAACAGCATCGGCTGTGCGTGTCCTCCCTCAAGCGCTGTCACGACGATACGCGAGAGCATCAATGCAAAGAGCAGAGAATGGAACTCCTGTTCTCCCGCACTGGCCACTAGGAACATTGAGCTGGGCACTCCATCGAAGAGATCGAGGACCCGAAAGCCAGGTAAGGTTGTGTCCTCACGGGCCAGCGGTCCAAGCAGTCCTCGTGCGGTGAGGAGGACCGAGTCACGTTGGCGATCCTCCAAGGCACACGTCGCCAACACCTGCTCAGCCAATCCACGCTCCCCTTGGGCACAGAGACTCCGATAGAGCTCCCCTGGATCGTCAAGCCAACCGAGCATTGGCGCTCCGGTGTCATGTGAGGCGCGCAGCACACCAGCCACCACGGGCTCTGCCAGCTGATACCAAAAGTGTGTATCCCCGCTTGTCAAGGCGTACGAGGGTTGAGCGAGCACGAGCGCATGCGCCATCGAAGCGGCTTCACGCCTACCGGGTGTCTCACCGACCAGATCCCAACGATGGGTCGCACGCTCGGGATCACCGATAATGATCAGCCGTCCCTTCGCTGCTCGACTGGCGAGTACGCCCGGGGTAAGCAGATCCGCCTTCACCGACGTCGCGACCAGTGATCCGGGAAATGACAAGAGATTGGGGACCACGACGCCAGTCGTCTTCCCGCTCCTCGTTGGACCGACCACGAGCAAGGAGTGGTCGTCGACGATCGAAACCCGCCGATGCCGAGAGAGCTGGATCCGAAGGCGATTCGCCGGTATCCCAACAGGACTGCCGACGCGTAGCCTAAGGCCGGATTCTGGCCGTTGTAGCCGCCGATACCCACCACGCAGCTGACCCGATGAGGGTGGGGTCCGCTCTCCCCGCTGAGAACCAAAGAGCCAAAGCGCGATGGCCACCGCAAGCACAAGGACCGTCTTCACGCTAACCTCGCATAGCCTTATCAGTGTCGACAAGTCCGAATTCTTCCGCAAGAAGTCGGTGGCTCACGAGAAACTGATGGGTACCGATACTCCAGAGCGCCTCGCCCCTGGCGAGGGTAGCGAGTG includes:
- a CDS encoding chemotaxis protein CheA, whose protein sequence is MARDDLGDELREFLIESYENLDRTEQDLVGLDLRADHTEVVAATFRTLHSIKGACGFFAFDHLAQLAHEGESLLGVLRDAGHPMNDAIIQLLLDLLDGLRRYFAIIEAQGDDGDNVETDLCDALLVMRQALEAGDGVPLTPRHSPVAEVRLAPNIVVFTATGEATPPEKEPLPAHVNLLDQAIRVDVELLDQLVNLVGELVLVRNRTLQIDGVIQDPSLGALAQRLNLITTELQERVMQTRMQPLESLFAKLPRLVRDLARSLGKQVVLGTAGGDTELDRGILEALRDPLVHLLRNAVDHGIESAEDRQKAGKEPVGHIEILARHEGGSVMITIADDGAGIDPSVIADRALRLGLVTAESLGSMSARERSDLIFLPGFSTSEEVTSVSGRGVGMDVVRTNIEQVSGTIEINSQKGAGTTVVLRIPLTLAIIPSLMLLVAGQRFALPQLNVVELLRLERESMADELAFIGESLFLRRDSQLVPVVDLGALLALRATRVLSQLQLLTIVVVQLGGRQFGLIVDRVVDTQEIVVKPLDSFIGAIGLYAGATILGDGEVAMILDVAGIASRAALVLDEISMPEREETKEEVAEEEIVLLIDGGSVGLVAVPIFEIERIEEVDASTIEHLGVVPVIQYRESVAEILTIGSLLGEVNDLPAVGPVRVLIPSFGAADRVIAIREIVDITTLGARATGSTIIGDKIVRVVSLAELLVATRSGAVHG
- the csrA gene encoding carbon storage regulator CsrA, producing the protein MLVLTRKASQSIVIGNDIVITILDVHRDQVRVGIEAPRDVDVHRQEIFDALQASNRDAAQSAEKIQPSQEKE
- a CDS encoding flagellar assembly protein FliW; this translates as MSQVTEETTRTERVLSLPLSFPIGLPGFEGHHSFVLGALGPEYGPYLGLRSTQEDGPSFVIAQPSELGIEMAVDIDDFHQSLLGIKDAGEVLVMLIATLDAEGGLPTVNTQAPLVINVTNWRSAQILQNNQAYSMHEAVEVPLRDRSRIVNGNDPHE
- the flgK gene encoding flagellar hook-associated protein FlgK; this encodes MSGGSLSIALSGLDAAQTGLDTVSENISNANTPGYLKETASFANQQTPGDPIGNGVTVTGILQSSNSFNRQLELSANGSQSYANQMQSLLTSAQASFNEPSSNGIAEQMNTMFNDFSNVADTPSQPAAYLQLQASAQNVATAIHQAAANLTATYNQASTAATTLVGTINSQLQQVASINTQLASTSLTPGASNTLVDQQNQVIDKLASELGVTSIPGHAGQTTLLIGGVALVQGGQASQITFTPGSGLATGSTTGDATVTLASSGTSVPVSSGTLGATLAALNSNLPKYMNSLNQLASSLVVRVNNSTSNGGSSTTGLTTPLFGYGQGASFSAPTTPTTSAQVNASTFMVNPQFASSYLASGTSSLAGDGTTFQQIANLQTATTGPTGEWATSVAQAGLDVQNATANATNATNVYNQAYSAEQSVSGVSVNSQLVNLVNYQQQYQAAAKVISTVAATLQSLIQDV
- a CDS encoding type IV secretory system conjugative DNA transfer family protein → MKTVLVLAVAIALWLFGSQRGERTPPSSGQLRGGYRRLQRPESGLRLRVGSPVGIPANRLRIQLSRHRRVSIVDDHSLLVVGPTRSGKTTGVVVPNLLSFPGSLVATSVKADLLTPGVLASRAAKGRLIIIGDPERATHRWDLVGETPGRREAASMAHALVLAQPSYALTSGDTHFWYQLAEPVVAGVLRASHDTGAPMLGWLDDPGELYRSLCAQGERGLAEQVLATCALEDRQRDSVLLTARGLLGPLAREDTTLPGFRVLDLFDGVPSSMFLVASAGEQEFHSLLFALMLSRIVVTALEGGHAQPMLLCLDELANLAPIPNLDRLAAIGIGQGVRLISIVQDLAQLEHRYGRSANSIINNHASKLFMSSTSDPITRSYLRDLSPAALASRYPILMEGSHRMTRLFTRSKTRT